In Mycolicibacterium aubagnense, the DNA window ACGGCGGGGTCTTGCGACGCGTAGTCGTCGGCGATCGCGGTTTCGTCCTGGTCCCAGTTCGGGAACTGCGGATCGTCCTCGGTCAGCATCAATCGGACGCGGTGATCGAAGATCCGGTGCACGTCACGGATATGGCACCCGTATTCGAGGGTCGACCACACACCGGGCTCGGGCCGGGCACGGACACCGGACCCCGCCAACCGGTGCACCCAATCAGCGGCATCGTCACGAATCCGGTCCGCGACGTCGGTGGGCTGGACAGACGACGCATCAAAGCCGCATGCCGGGCACGCGCGGGACAGTACCCACGTCCAGTCCTTGGTGTCGGGCTCGATCGGGTCAGGAGTCGTCACGGGACCAGTGTGGCACGTGGTCCGAGTGAGGTGATTCGGATCGGTCCCCCGAGCAGCACGGGATAGCCTCGACGCACCAACGTGACCGCGGCCGAGCTCCACACACCACGCGATCACCAACAGACGGAAGGCGACCCGATGACTCCGAGCACC includes these proteins:
- a CDS encoding DinB family protein: MTTPDPIEPDTKDWTWVLSRACPACGFDASSVQPTDVADRIRDDAADWVHRLAGSGVRARPEPGVWSTLEYGCHIRDVHRIFDHRVRLMLTEDDPQFPNWDQDETAIADDYASQDPAVVATELFDAANAVAATYATVPADAWSRRGLRSNGSEFTIATISVYHLHDIVHHAYDVTPRG